The bacterium genomic interval ATAGATGTGTTTCAAAATAACTTAGTGTAAATCCACCCGCCTCGATTGCATATGATTGAATATATTTAAGCAGATTCGCGATTGGATACTTCTTCCCATCGTTAGTAAAAACGATAAGCTCATCTGAAAAGAACTCACGTTTAATCTCCTTTACCTGCGGAAGTGAATAAATAAAGTCTATATATTCCTTTGCCGAACGTTCCTCTTTTTTCTGCTTTTTCTCAAATCCACCGTCCTTTGCAAATTTACGTAGTGTCTTCATCGTAACCCTTTTTCCTGAGTAGGGATTACTAAAACTCTCCCACTTAGACCTCATTTCTTGGGCTTTGTATTTCTTTCCCAAAGAACTCCACGCATCAAACATTTTAAAGCCTGATTCATTTGGATACTCTGAGTGAATTGCCAAGCCAACCTTCATCCACGTGTCATAATCACTATCTGGATCAATATACGCGAGCATTTCTTCTATTTGCTCCACGGGAACTGCAGCGTTGCTCTTAGTTGAAGAAGTGATGTGATTAGGATCTAGTTCTAACTGCAACTCCTTTACGAGTGTATCTATCTGATACGGTGCGCGAGACTGGTCCGTTGAAACTAATCTCGTCATAATTGGATTACTCGTTTTTCTGTGAAAGAATCCAGGTAATCGCATCACTCGTGGTAAGTCACAAACCCGAGAGTCACCATTGAATTTCTTAATTAGTGCTTTCTGCAGTGTGCGAAATGATTCAAGTGGGCAGTCATCAACCAACCAATAGGCATGGAATCTGTCTTTGCTTGACTCCACCACAATATGCGGTGGTGTGCTGCTGTTCGTTACTGGTTCTATTGGTGAACCATCCAGATCAATGAATAACGCTCTTACTTTAACAACATTTGGTTCACTTCGCCCGAGTTGGTCGCCTTCATTGATCATTACGAAGACACCGCACCCATCTTTGTTTGATTCGAGAAGTTTTCCCCATGCTTCTTTCAAAGTGCCAGAGAAATGCTTCGCTTTGCTGTGATCACGCTCCTCAGTGTCATCAAAGACCTGAAAGGTGAATGTAACATCACTAACATCTTCAGCTCTTCCTAACGCTCTAAGAAAATGAACTGCATCATTGATGTCGGGCTGGAATGAAGGCTTTTCACTCTCTTCGAATCCAGCATTTTTTCTCAGCAATGCAATTTCTTCGTTCGAGAATAGTTTTTTATTTCTTGTTTCCATGGCTTTACTTCTCCTCATCTGAATCGGCGGTTGAGTAGTCGAGCACGTCTGTTTGGTTCTGCACCTCGGACCCAACCATACGGCAGTAATCCATCATCGTTTCCATGTCTTCGTGCCCAGTCATTTCCATAACGACGGCTGGAGCAACTCCCTTTCGCAGTAGTTGCGTTATGAAAAGTGATCTCAAGTCATGGAATCTAATTGGTGGGAGACGATGCCCAACAAGAAAGAACTGTAGACATCTTGCAGCATCCCCACGCGTCCACTCCTTGAGCTTTGGAAGAACATAGTCTTCTGGGTTTGAACTATTAGGGTTAGCCTCGCGCAGTTCATTGATGATTTGCATCAACGGACGGTTGATTGGGACAGTTCTGTAATGCTTATCTTTTACTTGTTTATATCCGTCTTCTTTGGTCCACGCTTGACGGACCAGAATTACGCCACGTTCGCCCTCAATTTGAAGGTGCTTGTATTGAAGTGCATACAGCTCACCACTGCGAAGACCAGAGTAAACGCCGAATGCCCAAATATGATACCATTTTGACTTTTCGTTCTTGGCATATTTGAGAAGAAGCGTGACCTCTTTCTGTGATAGAAGGTCAGGAACCTCTCTTACAACTTCAGGCAACTTGACGTGAATGCAAGGGTTGTCTCTGATGTAGCGTTTTTCAATTCCAAACTTAAAAATGTTCTGTGCGGTCTTTCGAATGTTGTGTTTTGTACTATTCGAGCGTTCGGCTGCTTTCTCAATTATAGCCTCTATGTCTTCTTTCCATATTTGACCAACTTCCTTCCTCTCAAGAGCAGGATTGAGGTGCAAATTGATAATGGACAGCTCATTTTTTCGAGTAGACCCAGCTTTCTTGTTTAATTTCTGTTGAACGTATTCTGATACAAGTTCGGTCCAACTAGGGGTCTGTGTTCCGTTAAGAATTGCTTGAAGCTCATTTTTTAATTTTTGCTCAAGCTGATTCGCTTCCCATTTATTCGGGGCGACTCTTCTAAGGTATTTCTTCTCCTTCGTGATAGGATGTCTGGCTGAAACCTGCACATCATATCCAACTTTTTTCCCATTCTTTAC includes:
- a CDS encoding PriCT-2 domain-containing protein; its protein translation is METRNKKLFSNEEIALLRKNAGFEESEKPSFQPDINDAVHFLRALGRAEDVSDVTFTFQVFDDTEERDHSKAKHFSGTLKEAWGKLLESNKDGCGVFVMINEGDQLGRSEPNVVKVRALFIDLDGSPIEPVTNSSTPPHIVVESSKDRFHAYWLVDDCPLESFRTLQKALIKKFNGDSRVCDLPRVMRLPGFFHRKTSNPIMTRLVSTDQSRAPYQIDTLVKELQLELDPNHITSSTKSNAAVPVEQIEEMLAYIDPDSDYDTWMKVGLAIHSEYPNESGFKMFDAWSSLGKKYKAQEMRSKWESFSNPYSGKRVTMKTLRKFAKDGGFEKKQKKEERSAKEYIDFIYSLPQVKEIKREFFSDELIVFTNDGKKYPIANLLKYIQSYAIEAGGFTLSYFETHLCRHWLEEKQPELLIDIPEWDGIDRLKEICSCVKAKDFNRDELYQLLRNWGVTIFRRMEDPTIQPYVLILKGAQGVGKDSLLDALVGGFGPYYFELNLNNIAEAERELHTAAVFKITEFDRSAKQSAQVKRIITTNKTTVRLAFDPRPQERFVRASYAATSNVDDIFTDVTGNRRYWVIDLEYGGFRQIATNGNGKITFSKDVEKDYPGMFCRSNFRSERLQILAQFKALAQTGEHRPDQAVQDKMNSIVRALTPDDPYDTLVDVWDENVHDSLSNPMYGSSNDTARSRGYLTNSEIKQRHLIERMIEDTGLCPNQIRQALKKAGRFKRIGKERRYTFELPKGRNELTDDEVNTLDRLMDDDEEYDSFEC
- a CDS encoding site-specific integrase, which translates into the protein MSIKEIVKNGKKVGYDVQVSARHPITKEKKYLRRVAPNKWEANQLEQKLKNELQAILNGTQTPSWTELVSEYVQQKLNKKAGSTRKNELSIINLHLNPALERKEVGQIWKEDIEAIIEKAAERSNSTKHNIRKTAQNIFKFGIEKRYIRDNPCIHVKLPEVVREVPDLLSQKEVTLLLKYAKNEKSKWYHIWAFGVYSGLRSGELYALQYKHLQIEGERGVILVRQAWTKEDGYKQVKDKHYRTVPINRPLMQIINELREANPNSSNPEDYVLPKLKEWTRGDAARCLQFFLVGHRLPPIRFHDLRSLFITQLLRKGVAPAVVMEMTGHEDMETMMDYCRMVGSEVQNQTDVLDYSTADSDEEK